In Myxococcales bacterium, the following are encoded in one genomic region:
- a CDS encoding deoxyribodipyrimidine photolyase translates to MPEIPRERLTVVADRPDRARAAYVLYWMIGARRATASFALDHAVARATALGLPLLVFEPLRVGYRWASDRMHRFVLDGMAANAAAFAAAGVTYYPYVEPTPGAGRGLLAALAARAAVVITDEQPGFFLPAMVAAAGRQLDGRLELIDGVGLLPLRAHGRAFATAAAFRWHWQKVLGAHLGHGPSPRPLARAAATLGGAAIPGAILRRWPAATAALLAGAGLDRLPIDHAVGPVDDRGGAPAAAAVLRSFVATRLPRYADARNQPEVAAASGLSPYLHFGHMGAHTIVDAVWRSAGWSPAALAGQRATGSRDGWWGLPPPAEAFMDELFTWRELGHGFCHYRPDYDQYDALPPWARTSLDAHAGDPRPHRYTLAELERAATHDPLWNAAQRQLVAEGRIHNYLRMLWGKKILEWSPSPRAALAALIELNNKYALDGRDPNSYSGIFWTLGRFDRPWGPERPIFGVIRYMSSDNTARKVRVKRYLERWSAQPSLL, encoded by the coding sequence GTGCCGGAGATCCCGCGCGAGCGCCTGACCGTGGTGGCCGATCGTCCGGATCGGGCCCGGGCGGCGTACGTGCTGTACTGGATGATCGGCGCCCGGCGCGCGACCGCGAGCTTCGCGCTCGATCACGCCGTCGCGCGCGCGACCGCGCTGGGCCTGCCGCTCCTGGTGTTCGAGCCGCTCCGCGTCGGCTACCGCTGGGCCAGCGATCGCATGCACCGGTTCGTGCTCGACGGCATGGCCGCCAACGCCGCGGCGTTCGCGGCGGCCGGCGTCACCTACTACCCGTACGTCGAGCCCACGCCCGGCGCCGGCCGCGGCCTGCTGGCGGCGCTCGCGGCGCGGGCCGCGGTGGTCATCACCGACGAGCAGCCCGGGTTCTTCCTGCCGGCGATGGTCGCCGCCGCGGGCCGCCAGCTCGACGGCCGCCTCGAGCTGATCGACGGCGTCGGCCTCCTGCCGCTGCGCGCCCACGGCCGCGCGTTCGCCACCGCCGCGGCGTTCCGCTGGCACTGGCAGAAGGTGCTCGGCGCCCACCTCGGTCACGGGCCGAGCCCGCGGCCGCTGGCGCGCGCGGCCGCCACGCTCGGGGGCGCCGCGATCCCCGGCGCGATCCTGCGGCGCTGGCCCGCGGCCACCGCGGCGCTGCTCGCCGGCGCCGGCCTCGATCGCCTGCCGATCGATCACGCCGTGGGCCCGGTCGACGATCGCGGCGGCGCGCCCGCGGCCGCCGCCGTGCTGCGCAGCTTCGTCGCGACCCGCCTGCCTCGCTACGCCGACGCCCGCAACCAGCCCGAGGTCGCGGCCGCCAGCGGCCTGTCGCCGTACCTGCACTTCGGCCACATGGGCGCCCACACGATCGTCGACGCGGTCTGGCGCAGCGCCGGCTGGTCGCCGGCGGCGCTGGCCGGGCAGCGCGCGACCGGCAGCCGCGACGGCTGGTGGGGCCTGCCGCCGCCGGCCGAGGCCTTCATGGACGAGCTCTTCACCTGGCGCGAGCTCGGCCATGGCTTCTGTCACTACCGGCCCGACTACGATCAGTACGACGCGCTGCCGCCGTGGGCCCGGACCTCGCTCGACGCCCACGCCGGCGATCCGCGCCCGCACCGCTACACCCTCGCCGAGCTCGAGCGCGCCGCCACCCACGATCCGCTCTGGAACGCGGCCCAGCGCCAGCTCGTCGCCGAGGGCCGCATCCACAACTACCTGCGCATGCTCTGGGGCAAGAAGATCCTCGAGTGGAGCCCGTCGCCGCGGGCCGCGCTGGCCGCGCTGATCGAGCTCAACAACAAGTACGCGCTCGACGGCCGCGACCCCAACTCGTACAGCGGCATCTTCTGGACCCTGGGCCGGTTCGATCGCCCGTGGGGGCCCGAGCGCCCGATCTTCGGCGTGATCCGCTACATGTCCTCGGACAACACCGCGCGCAAGGTGCGGGTCAAGCGCTACCTCGAGCGCTGGTCGGCGCAGCCGTCGCTGCTGTGA